A region of the Legionella sp. PATHC035 genome:
ACCAACCCTTGATTGGTTCATATCAGCACTTCAGTAATCCTCCAAGCCCTTTACCCACATCGCTCCAATTACCAGGAGCAAAAATTCGTTTTTATCAGGCGATAGAAGAATTAACCATTCAACTAGAATGCCTTTTAATGAATGATAAAGATAAAATTGAAGAAGCAATAAACAACTTGATCCACTTTATCGGAGAAAAATTAACCAGTGGAGTAATAACCAGAGTGCCAAGTCCGGAAATAAAAGAGCTTCTTATACAAACTTATTACGAGGAGCTTCAAGAATCAGCACCTAATACTATGAATCTGAAGAGGATTCGCTAGTTATTAAAACTTTATGCTCAAAACTGGAACACATCGAATTAGGTATTATGGCTGTAAGCGATGACTCTATCTTTGCCTGCCAGTTTTGCAGCATAGAGTGCAAGATCCGCAGCCTTTATTATTTCATCAATAGAAGCACCATGTTTAAGTGCTTCTGCAACACCGATTGAAATAGTAATGTGATTCAACGGCGTGCCTTTGAAGTAAATTGATATGTTTTTTATCTTTTCACGAAGCTCTTCCATTTTAATCACCGCATTGTTTAAGGTGGTGTTCAACAAGACGATAACAAACTCTTCTCCACCGAAACGTACGGAAACGTCACTTTCACGGAAACTGTCTAGTAATAACTTTCCTATGGCTTTGAGTATCTCATCTCCCGCTAAATGACTGTAAGTATCGTTAAATTTCTTGAAGTTATCGATATCCAACATCGCTACGCATAATGTCCTTTTTTCCCGGGCAATACGGATTAATTCCCGTGACAAAATGTCATTTAAATAACGTCGATTGTATAAATTGGTTAATGGATCATGTAATGACAACTCGCTCAATGATACGCGCAAGTTAATATTGGCAATGGCAAGCTTAACAATATTTCCAAAGGAATTGGCCATGTCTTGTTGATGTCGTGTTAATTTTCTGTCTTTTGGTGCAATGAGATGGATAACGCCGATCAACTCATTTTGTACCATAAGCGGTAACGCCATATATCCCCCTTGAGGGGGCGTATTATAATGGGCACAAGGTACTGATTTATTGGGATCATCTACTACATTAGTGGCTGCCTCACGGATTGAAAAGCAATCCATAGGCAGGAATATATCAGGTAATAATGGTTCTTTCCCCCACTGAACTACTGTTTCCATTTGCTTGATCGTTTGATTGTAAATTGATAACCCCCCACTTAGGTCAGGAAATAAATCTTGAGCAATTAAATGGATTCGTGGGTAAGCTTCTTCTGCGGTTATGCAAATTTGTAGTGAGCGGTTCAATTTATTTAATAAACTCTCATCATGCTCTAGCAGCTTCAATTCATTTAACATTTCCATCGTTTTTTCATTTAACTGTCGCATTTTTTCTTCATTTTGTATGCGATCACTTACATCCTTCATTTGCATAATAAAATTAATTGGCTCTCCCTGTTCATCACGGATTAGACTCGAGCTGACCATCCCCCAGATAATACTTCCGTCCTTTCGAATATAACGTTTTTCCATATGTGAAATACGCAATTCACCATGAAGAAGTTTATTCATGGCATCTTGAGTCATCAATCTATCATCAGGATAGGTGATTTCCAGCATACTTTTGTTTCGTAACTCTTCGTCACTGTAACCCAAGGTTTCTTGCAGCGTACGATTCGCATGAATACATTTTCCTTCGGGTGAAATAATGGCCATGCCGATAGGTGCATTTTCGATGGTATTGCGAAAACTCTCTTCACTACGTTTTAAATCGGACAAAAGATTTGAACTGTATATTTCCAGATAAAGTGATTTTAATAAAAATTGACTTAATTGTGCTGTTGCATAAATGAGCGTAATCACAAAAAGCAAGATCGCTAAAAGTAAAATCACTGACAGTGAGGGGACAATGGATACCGACAAAAAAATCAAGAGCACCCAAAGTGGTATCATAAATGCCATGTATGCGTTATGCATGGTTAGGAGCTTTGCCGCTGGTGCTCCAAGAAGTCCAATGAGATAAACAAAAATCGCCATGCGATGCAGCGGATCATCAACATAGATAAATAAGGCTCCTCCTAAAGACCATAACACTCCCGACTGAAAATTATTCACTATAAAATACTTTTTCCAAAAGGCTGGTTTAAATAAACCATCCTGCCTTTTTCGACGATGATATTGATATAGAAATAAACTTCTCGATACGTGATTAAAGAGGAACATCACCAAGACCCATATCACAATTAGATGCTTGTTATTCACTTGCTGCCAAATAATTGCAGCAAAAAAAAGGGTTGCAAAAAAATCTGCAATAATTAAAACATAAAATTTATTGTAGGACGCAGCTATAAGCTTATTCTCTATTTGATCGCTGTTAACGCCCGGGAAGTCCATATTGCCCTTAAGTATTTATCAATTAATAAGATAATAGTATTTATTTACAAAATATCCAAAAATATCCACGAGCTTTCTTTACAATTTTGATATAAAATTGACGATTATGAAATAATACCTTATTTTAAAAAAGGCAGAATATTCGTTCTCAGGTAGGTACAGCAATTTATTATCCATATTACAAGGAGCGTCCAATGCTAATCAAATTGATGCTTGGAGTTCGTCAATTTCAAGACGAATCGTTTAAACAAATGCAGGATATTTTTCAGCGATTAAGTTCAGGACAAGACCCTGAAATCCTATTTATTACCTGTTCTGATTCACGCCTGTTGCCAAATCTTTTAACACAAACGCAACCTGGTGATTTATTTTTCATCCGCAATGTGGGCAATATTATTCCACCCGCTCATGTTCCTTCAAGCGAAGCAGCCGCTCTGATGTTTGCCCTAAATGAGCTTCATAGCATCAAAGACATTATTATTTGTGGCCACTCTCATTGTGGCGCCATGAAAGGTCTTTTAGCTCCTAATCCAGAGGCATATCATCCTGCAGTGGCCTCATGGCTTAATCATTCGCATTCTGTATTGAAAAAAATCAATGACTCAAAGGAATCTTATAACGACAATTTCGCTTTAAAAGTGCGACATGCCACTATGCTCAATGTTCTGGCTCAGATGGACCATTTAAAATCATATCCACTCATTGCTGAGAAACTGAGTCGTAAAGAACTCACGATTCATGGCTGGTTCTATGAGTTTGAGACTGGTAAAGTACTGGTTTACGAACCCCAATATAATGAATTTGTTCCTTTACAAAAAGCAACTTTTGCTGTCTCAGCGCGAAGAGATAAAATCATTGAGCAGGTAGTCATGAGTTATCTGGAGCCTTTAACTAAACCTCAGACAGCTGAACAATATAAGCAGTTAATGCACCTCTTTTTACTCCTTGAGAAGGATTTAAAACCTATCTGGCAAGCAATAAAAAAAGAACTTACCCCTAAATTATGGGACGAATTAGGAGGATTATATACCAGTATTGAGGATCCACGATTCAATGAAATGCTAGATCAAGGTCGTCAATTTAAGTTACCTCATCTAAAAGATTTTCAAAAAAATATAATGGAGTCCCCAGGCTATCAGCACTATATGAGGCAGATAATGCGCCATTCATTCTTTATGCAATCAACTCCGTTGATGCAATCAATTCCTAAAGAAATTTCAGAATCAATTTGTCATTCGTCTCGCGTTAATCATTAAACATACGGGCCAGAATAACCTGGTCTTTATTGCTGATAGAATTTTTACAGGGCCATCATCAAAATTCTTAATGCCTCTTTCTTCAATGGAACCTATCCATTCATTTTACAAAATAAATTTTTTAGGCTACATAATATTAAAAGGAATTTAAATAGAATACTTATGAAAAAATGGACTGGCTTCTTGGTATTACTGGGAGTACTTATTCTTGTGGCTTATTATGCCATCGGTCTCACAATTAAAAGTACTTTAAATAAAAATATAAATTCGATACCTAAATCTTCCGCATTGAATGTACGTCTTCACGAATACCACAACGGCTGGTTTTCGTCTCATGCGATTATATCAATCAAGATGCATATTCCTGCGCAAACTACAACGGATAAAAATGGTGTCGCCAAAACAGAACCACCCGTTGATTTTGATATCGATATACCCATTCTCATCAAGCACGGGCCTTTTATAGTAACAAACTATGGAATACGTTTTGGAATGGGGATAATCACCACTCAACCTGAAACGCATTATGAAGCTTTTATTAATTACCTAAATAGAACCATATTCAGGTACACTCTTCCCTCTTTAGCCATAGAAGGCAAAATTGGGCAAAATGAAGGAGATTTTCAACTCTCTTGGGAGGGATTAACTTCCTTACTGAGCATTTCTTCCAATCTTGACCTTATTGAGGGTAATTTAGAATTATTAGGATTAAGTGGATCCGCCAATAACCCTGCGAACACACTAAGTAATGTGATCTTTAAAGTCGGTGAAATGACCTATGATTTTAAATTAAAACGTTACCATGACTGGTTGTGGTTGGGCCATTCGCGCTTTGATATTTCTACCATAGTAATCAATCTAGCTGGCAACCCGTTATTTGAACTCACCAGACTTAACTTTCAAGCGCGCTCTGATGTGAGTCATGAAGCATTGGACATTGACTTTAAACTGTCATTACAAAAATTATTTGCTAATAATCAAAACTATGGACCAGGAAAGATACATTTAAGTATCAGAAATCTAGATCCCGTTGTTGCGGCAAAAATCAATCAACAAGAATTCGACATGATGCAAAACAATAGTGACCCCAATATGATCTCGCTTGCATTCGTGAATGAATTACCTCAGCTGCTTGCTAAAGGAGCAGTCATAGAACTTTCTGAAATGGCATTGAATGTACCGGATGGAAAAATTGCAGGCAATTTTAAAATAACTCTGCCAAAAAATGAGGACAATGATTTATCTCAGATCATGCAAAAACTACAAGGTGAAGGCTCCTTTAAAGCCCCGATGGCGACGGTAAAAACACTTCTGATCGCCTCACTTCAAAACGAATCGTCTCCCAATGATACTCAAGCTAATCCCGTGACCTCACCGGTGTCTTCAACGAGCCCGACGCAAATTTTAACAAATCCTGATAATGATGCGGATAAAAAAGCAGATAAAATAGTGCAGGATTTAGTGAGTCAAGGTTTTCTAAAGATTGAAGGGACTGATTATGTCTTCACGTTTAAATTAGAAAACCAAAAATTTATCGTCAATGGAAAGGTGTTTAACCCTGCTCTGCTTAAATAATTGAATTTCCCTGATCAAACTGTGGAATCATTTGAACATGATAGAAAAGCCCATATGTCGGATGGATATGGGCTTGGAATTTTTTACATCGTTAATGTTGGAGTAGTCGCTGTAACGCCTGAAGAAGGAGGACACTCCCGCTCTATGAACCGGTCAACAAGCTCCGTCAAAAAACCAATTTTCTCCGACATAGGAAGATCTGTTGACATAACTCCTTGCGTAATACCCTGAAATATTTGACTAAGAGGGGATGATTTATATTCCGCCTCTGATTTTTTCCACTTTGGCATAGATTCTTTATAAAGAGCGAGGCCAACTCCTGAATTTATTGCCGAAGAGATGTCTTCTCTAGTTTCTTTTGGAAATACGCGTTGCAAGGGGTTTTCTTTTCCACTAGCAAGCTCCATCACTGTAACTCCTTCATCTCTGGAGCTCGATAATTTCGAATGATAGACCGAGGATTTGGGAGTAGAGCTATGTTTCCTAGAAGAAAAAAAAGTAACCAGGTCACTTGCCTTCTCGGTTTTAATCGGTACTACTATCGGCTGAGAATTTTCAACACCCTCAGATTCTTTTAGTGTCCCAACATCCTCAACATCCTCAACATCCTCAACATCCTCAACTTCATCCACTTTGTCAAGTGCTTCAGCTTTCTCAACCTTTCCTAGGTTCCTGATTTTCTCAGCATTTTTCGTTTTTTTATCTTTTTTAGGTTTTTCATTTTTTTCAGCTTTGTCACCTGTAACAGTTAAATCATGGCTTCTTTTAAAATTCACTTCCAGCCAATTGACCAGTAAAGAGGGCTTAGCAACGTGAATGCTGTGTTTATCATGGTCACACTCTTCTTGAATATTCCGACCCTTTTCAATATGAGGAACATGATTTTCAACAACAAAGAATTCTTTTGTTGCTTTAAATGGAGGTAGAATAGTCCCTGGGTAAGTGATGAAATTATAACCTAGGGAAGCCGCTAACAACATGATGGATGGACTTTCTTCAATAAGATAGTTTCGAGAGCGAGCACGCCATAGTTCAAGTTCATCACTTTTTCCTTGTTCGATATGACGCTTAGCAAAGTCAGTCGCAGCTTGCTCAATAGGTATCTTAAGACCATCTAAAATGCTATAAAGAGGCAGGATTTCATTTAATGATTGCTTAAAGTCATTTTGAGACGCCCAGGTATGCCAACGCATAATCTCAAAATTTTTTCCTTGTTTTAACGCGATTTCATTGATAATCTTAATTTGTTCATCCACCGATTTATTCGAATATTCGCGTTTAAAATCTTCTGGAGTAATATTCAAAGGAGCTAAAAAAGCACCTAAATTTGCTTCAAAATACGACTCACCCAACACTCGGGCTTGCATTTTAAGCTCATCCCGCTCATCATCAGCCGTGTTCTTGAGATTATGCCAGTATATTTCATCAGCAATTAAGAACGTTGTCTTACCTTGTGTACCCGATTGATTATGTGGCGTGTGATGCATCGCTACAGCTTCATTCACAATAGCCGCCAAATACTCCCCTGTACAAAATTCATTTCCTCTAATACTTAAAAGAACCAAGTTTTTTGTAGTCTTTAATGTGGGGAAAAAACTTTTACTATTATTTTTTTTATCGATTGAATCAAAACTCGCAGTAACAATGTTACCGTCTTTGGGACCTCTAACTTTTGGCATCTAAATATTCCTTAGCGCTTGTTTCTATCACATCAGTACGCTAACCATTTCATGAACCGACTCAAATACATTGTATATTTGATATTACCGCGTACTATTATTAATAGGGTTTTCTAAACTCTAATCACTTTGAATTATTCGACTAAAAATATAGCCACAGTATAATTCATTTTGAAAAAAAAATAACCATTTTTTCTGCAGATAGTTTATAATAGTCTCATTAACATTTTATTAAGAACAGAATATTTAGAGGACTTTTTTTCAGCATGTTGTAAATTAGTCTGTGAACATCTGTCCAAGCAACTTAGGTCAACAAAATCTTACTTAATAATGACCCTGATTTTCATTGTTAAGTTCATTTAAAAGTGGTGAAAAATGGATTCTGAAAAAATACAAGAATTACAAAAGCTCATTAATCAAAAGAATGAGGAAATTGCTCAATTAAATCGTTCTCTAGAAGAAGAAAGATTAGCATTTAAAAATGAATTACAGGCAGTTCATGATTATTATGAAAATATCATTGCTTTAATGCCAGGACACGTTTATTGGTTAGATAAGAATAATGTATTTTTAGGTTGTAACGATGCACAAGCTGCCAGCGCACAGCTGCAGTCAAGAAAAGATATTGTAGGTAAAACTAATTATGACATGCCTTGGAAAGATCAGGCAGAGGAATTAAATAAACTCAATACATTAGTCATGGAAACAGGCATACCGCATACTGCGGAGGAATATGCAGTCATGGCGAATGGAATGGGCATTTACTATTCGCAAAAAGTTCCTTTACGCAATCAAAAAAATGAAACTATTGGCGTTTTAGGTATTTCCCTGGACATCACCGAACGCAAAAAAATGGAAGTTGCCTTACGTCGTGCAAAAGAAAACGCTGAAGTTGCCAATCAGGCTAAAACTGAGTTTATAGAAAATATGAGTCATGATATTCATACTCCATTGAGTGGTATTGTCGGGATGTCAAGACTTTTGGAAGAGAAAGCAGAAGATCCTGAAAGAAAACAATATGCACGTTGGATTCATGAAAGCGGTGAGAAATTATTGGATTTACTGAATGGGGTTATGGAAATCGTTAAAGCAGATAATCTCCGGGAACAAGATGTCCACGAAGAATTATTCGAATTGAGAAAGAACATCAAAGATATCGCACATCTCGTTCAACCAACCCTGGAAATGAAAAAGATACAACTAAACATTGAAATTGATGATACAGTACCCAATGCAGTGATTACGGATGGGACAAAATTACATCGAGTTTTGTTAAATCTTGTTGGAAATGCAATTCGGTTTACAGACACGGGTACAGTCACAATTAAAGTAGAAACCCTTTCCCATGAAAACAGCTACACGCAACTTCGATTTAGCGTGATCGATACAGGAATCGGTATACCGCAAGAGCTAAAGAGCAAAATCTTTGATCGGTTCTTTCGTGCCATCCCCTCTTATAAAAGTCAGCACTGCGGTTATGGCGTTGGACTTCATGTGGCACAAAAGTACTTGAGTCTATTGGGTGGCGAAATACATTTAGAAACCGAAGTTGGAAAAGGTTCTACTTTCTATTTTACCCTGACCATGAAAGTTGGGTACGATGAGTTCAATCCTTCATATGATGGGACTCAAACGAATGCGCTACCAGGAGCAACTGCAGCGGACTCTCCACTTATTCTTCTCGTAGAAGATAATATTATTTCTCTTCATATGATTGAAAATGTTGTAGAACAGGCTGGGTATCAATTTTACTCGGCGATTGATGGCGAGCATGCTCTAGAGTTGTTAGAAACAAATAATTTTGACTTAATTATTACTGATGTAGGGATATCAAGTACTTTAGATAAAAATCTGGTTCAGTGCATTCGCGATCTGGAAAAACAAACACAGAAACATCCCATACCGATTATTGGCTTAACCACAAGCACCTCAGATGAGATAATATCAAAATATTTAGGAATTGGAATGACTAAAGTGTTGACCAAGCCCATTCATTTAAAAGCACTACGAGAAGTAGTTAATGGACTTGATTTATCCTCTAAGGAAAAATGATTTTTTCCAATGCAATGAAGCGGATTTCAAGGATCCAGTACACTTGTTCTCACTTAAGATAAGTTCTCCTGGGATACGTCATCCTATATGAGATAGGGACATTATGAATCGTATCCCTAGCCTAACCTCCTCAGGATGACGTGAAAGCCCTGACCAGAACGCTTCCCTACACTCACTAGCCGAATTACTTTATGGCGTTTCAAAATAATTCGTGTCAAATGGATAACAAACCCAAGTCAAGGTGGAGCCAT
Encoded here:
- a CDS encoding YdgA family protein, yielding MKKWTGFLVLLGVLILVAYYAIGLTIKSTLNKNINSIPKSSALNVRLHEYHNGWFSSHAIISIKMHIPAQTTTDKNGVAKTEPPVDFDIDIPILIKHGPFIVTNYGIRFGMGIITTQPETHYEAFINYLNRTIFRYTLPSLAIEGKIGQNEGDFQLSWEGLTSLLSISSNLDLIEGNLELLGLSGSANNPANTLSNVIFKVGEMTYDFKLKRYHDWLWLGHSRFDISTIVINLAGNPLFELTRLNFQARSDVSHEALDIDFKLSLQKLFANNQNYGPGKIHLSIRNLDPVVAAKINQQEFDMMQNNSDPNMISLAFVNELPQLLAKGAVIELSEMALNVPDGKIAGNFKITLPKNEDNDLSQIMQKLQGEGSFKAPMATVKTLLIASLQNESSPNDTQANPVTSPVSSTSPTQILTNPDNDADKKADKIVQDLVSQGFLKIEGTDYVFTFKLENQKFIVNGKVFNPALLK
- a CDS encoding ATP-binding protein, with translation MDSEKIQELQKLINQKNEEIAQLNRSLEEERLAFKNELQAVHDYYENIIALMPGHVYWLDKNNVFLGCNDAQAASAQLQSRKDIVGKTNYDMPWKDQAEELNKLNTLVMETGIPHTAEEYAVMANGMGIYYSQKVPLRNQKNETIGVLGISLDITERKKMEVALRRAKENAEVANQAKTEFIENMSHDIHTPLSGIVGMSRLLEEKAEDPERKQYARWIHESGEKLLDLLNGVMEIVKADNLREQDVHEELFELRKNIKDIAHLVQPTLEMKKIQLNIEIDDTVPNAVITDGTKLHRVLLNLVGNAIRFTDTGTVTIKVETLSHENSYTQLRFSVIDTGIGIPQELKSKIFDRFFRAIPSYKSQHCGYGVGLHVAQKYLSLLGGEIHLETEVGKGSTFYFTLTMKVGYDEFNPSYDGTQTNALPGATAADSPLILLVEDNIISLHMIENVVEQAGYQFYSAIDGEHALELLETNNFDLIITDVGISSTLDKNLVQCIRDLEKQTQKHPIPIIGLTTSTSDEIISKYLGIGMTKVLTKPIHLKALREVVNGLDLSSKEK
- a CDS encoding carbonic anhydrase, which codes for MLIKLMLGVRQFQDESFKQMQDIFQRLSSGQDPEILFITCSDSRLLPNLLTQTQPGDLFFIRNVGNIIPPAHVPSSEAAALMFALNELHSIKDIIICGHSHCGAMKGLLAPNPEAYHPAVASWLNHSHSVLKKINDSKESYNDNFALKVRHATMLNVLAQMDHLKSYPLIAEKLSRKELTIHGWFYEFETGKVLVYEPQYNEFVPLQKATFAVSARRDKIIEQVVMSYLEPLTKPQTAEQYKQLMHLFLLLEKDLKPIWQAIKKELTPKLWDELGGLYTSIEDPRFNEMLDQGRQFKLPHLKDFQKNIMESPGYQHYMRQIMRHSFFMQSTPLMQSIPKEISESICHSSRVNH
- a CDS encoding diguanylate cyclase, which gives rise to MDFPGVNSDQIENKLIAASYNKFYVLIIADFFATLFFAAIIWQQVNNKHLIVIWVLVMFLFNHVSRSLFLYQYHRRKRQDGLFKPAFWKKYFIVNNFQSGVLWSLGGALFIYVDDPLHRMAIFVYLIGLLGAPAAKLLTMHNAYMAFMIPLWVLLIFLSVSIVPSLSVILLLAILLFVITLIYATAQLSQFLLKSLYLEIYSSNLLSDLKRSEESFRNTIENAPIGMAIISPEGKCIHANRTLQETLGYSDEELRNKSMLEITYPDDRLMTQDAMNKLLHGELRISHMEKRYIRKDGSIIWGMVSSSLIRDEQGEPINFIMQMKDVSDRIQNEEKMRQLNEKTMEMLNELKLLEHDESLLNKLNRSLQICITAEEAYPRIHLIAQDLFPDLSGGLSIYNQTIKQMETVVQWGKEPLLPDIFLPMDCFSIREAATNVVDDPNKSVPCAHYNTPPQGGYMALPLMVQNELIGVIHLIAPKDRKLTRHQQDMANSFGNIVKLAIANINLRVSLSELSLHDPLTNLYNRRYLNDILSRELIRIAREKRTLCVAMLDIDNFKKFNDTYSHLAGDEILKAIGKLLLDSFRESDVSVRFGGEEFVIVLLNTTLNNAVIKMEELREKIKNISIYFKGTPLNHITISIGVAEALKHGASIDEIIKAADLALYAAKLAGKDRVIAYSHNT